The window CCCTTAACGCATCACTTTCTACCGGGAACGATTTTCCCTCTGTGCATCTCTGCCAGACCCCTGAACACCCTGCCAGGGAATTCCCAACCACCATGCCCAGCGTTTCCAAGCATGAGGCGGTCCTGGAGGGCCTGAAGAACGGCACCCATCGCACCCTGGGCGTGAGCGTGGGCTTGCACCAGGTCACCCCCGGGCTCCAGATCCCCAAGGGAGGTAAGCGATGCATCGTACGATCTCAATAGAATCTGGCTCACCACGCCCCAGACACCCAACCCACTCCGACTCTCTCGGCGCCATCAGACCTCCCGCCCGGTCCGTACACCGTGATTGCTCTCGATCTGGACGCGCCGTTCGTCTCGTGGAATGTGATGAGTCCCATCGCTCATTGGATTCAAACTGGCCTCCACGTGAAGCAGCTCGGACAGGCCCTCGAGAGCGACGAACCGGCGATGGGCCCTTGGGCGGCTGCTGGCCCACCGCCTGGTGCGGCGCCGCATCGCTATGTGTTCTTCCTTTATAGCCAGAAGCCCGATTCGAGCCCGCCCCCGAACTTGACAGGGAAACCGATGGGACTCGGGCAGCGCATGAGATTCGATACCGAAGCGATCGTGAAGC of the Penicillium psychrofluorescens genome assembly, chromosome: 1 genome contains:
- a CDS encoding uncharacterized protein (ID:PFLUO_002197-T1.cds;~source:funannotate) — encoded protein: MPSVSKHEAVLEGLKNGTHRTLGVSVGLHQVTPGLQIPKGDTQPTPTLSAPSDLPPGPYTVIALDLDAPFVSWNVMSPIAHWIQTGLHVKQLGQALESDEPAMGPWAAAGPPPGAAPHRYVFFLYSQKPDSSPPPNLTGKPMGLGQRMRFDTEAIVKQLGLGEIVAANYFVSN